A genomic window from Synergistetes bacterium HGW-Synergistetes-1 includes:
- a CDS encoding alanine dehydrogenase has product MPCKLINAEMVKELLTMKDTVAACEDAFDGWGKGEVICPTKITLELGEDAEWPPYKNGLNAMPAYIHSKKSAGIKCVGGSLNNPSWGLPYIIALILLFDPETGIFRCIVDGEQITNYRTGAQAAVAAKYISGRKKIKLGIYGAGAQGRTQLMAFAEVFDIEKVVIYDINPEAVKKYIDEMSKVVKTEICAAASAEDVPKEADIVVSVTHGRNKFIKSSWIKPGQIVFPMGSFTECEDELLLCADKVFVDSIGQTMHRGALKSVVDQGKFKQEMITGTIGEVVCGKIDGKVKNNERIVCIPIGTGAMDVAVATAVFEKATKLNMFDQYVFNKDVEIEPKR; this is encoded by the coding sequence ATGCCGTGTAAACTTATCAACGCAGAAATGGTAAAAGAGCTGCTGACGATGAAAGATACTGTCGCAGCGTGTGAAGATGCTTTTGACGGATGGGGCAAAGGTGAGGTTATCTGTCCCACCAAAATAACTTTGGAACTTGGTGAAGATGCAGAATGGCCTCCTTATAAAAATGGCCTCAATGCAATGCCTGCGTATATTCATAGCAAAAAAAGTGCAGGCATCAAATGCGTAGGAGGATCTTTGAACAATCCTTCATGGGGGCTGCCGTACATAATTGCCCTAATTTTGTTATTTGATCCGGAAACAGGGATTTTTAGATGTATTGTTGACGGAGAGCAGATAACTAATTACAGGACCGGAGCACAGGCTGCTGTTGCCGCAAAATACATATCCGGCAGGAAGAAAATCAAGTTGGGCATTTATGGAGCAGGGGCTCAGGGCAGGACGCAGTTAATGGCTTTCGCAGAGGTATTCGATATTGAAAAAGTTGTCATTTATGACATCAACCCTGAAGCCGTAAAGAAATATATTGATGAGATGTCAAAGGTCGTCAAGACAGAAATTTGTGCAGCTGCATCAGCGGAAGATGTACCAAAAGAGGCAGACATAGTAGTTTCGGTAACTCATGGAAGGAACAAGTTCATCAAAAGCTCCTGGATCAAACCGGGCCAGATAGTTTTCCCTATGGGGTCATTTACTGAGTGTGAAGATGAACTTCTTCTGTGTGCGGATAAAGTATTTGTTGATTCTATAGGCCAAACAATGCATAGGGGTGCACTGAAAAGCGTGGTTGATCAGGGCAAATTTAAGCAGGAAATGATAACCGGAACTATTGGGGAAGTCGTCTGTGGAAAGATAGACGGAAAGGTCAAGAACAACGAAAGGATAGTATGTATCCCAATCGGTACCGGAGCAATGGATGTTGCGGTTGCAACAGCAGTTTTTGAAAAAGCAACGAAACTGAATATGTTTGACCAGTATGTTTTCAATAAAGATGTTGAAATAGAACCCAAACGCTAA
- a CDS encoding hemerythrin: MKATEALKHEHEAVKLMMRIMEAISARIRSGLKVQRQDLDNMTDFLRVFVDRCHHAKEEEILFPILEEAGIPKTGGPIGVMLAEHEQGREYTRNISRNLINFEAADNSRAMELSNNMKAYIELLDEHILKENDVLFQMADKVLTEEVQEKLYDRFEELEEEVIGLGKHEELHKMLEKMSAIYLT, encoded by the coding sequence ATGAAAGCTACTGAGGCACTGAAACATGAACATGAGGCAGTGAAGCTCATGATGCGAATTATGGAAGCCATCTCTGCCAGGATAAGATCAGGACTAAAAGTTCAGCGTCAGGATCTGGACAATATGACAGATTTCCTTAGGGTCTTCGTTGATCGCTGTCACCACGCCAAAGAAGAAGAGATACTCTTTCCGATTCTTGAAGAGGCCGGAATACCCAAAACAGGTGGCCCTATCGGCGTAATGCTTGCCGAACACGAACAGGGAAGGGAGTACACCCGCAACATAAGCCGAAACCTTATAAACTTTGAAGCTGCAGATAACTCCCGGGCTATGGAGCTCTCAAACAACATGAAGGCCTACATCGAGCTCCTGGATGAACACATCCTAAAAGAGAATGATGTCCTCTTCCAAATGGCAGATAAGGTGCTTACTGAGGAAGTTCAGGAGAAACTTTATGATCGTTTTGAGGAACTCGAAGAAGAAGTGATCGGGCTCGGAAAACACGAAGAACTGCACAAAATGCTCGAAAAAATGAGCGCTATTTATCTAACTTAA
- a CDS encoding C4-dicarboxylate ABC transporter permease, giving the protein MTKFKFRIPHTYILISFLIILAAIGTYTIPAGEFERMKDEKTGRTLVVPGTFHSVEQKPVGVFDTFMSLPKGLDAASEIIFFVLMVGAVFQVINATGTINRSINRSVEKLKGREHILVPATMLVIAAGGATFGMAEESLVFIPLAVAMAKGVGYDAVVGVAMIYLGAYVGYTAGPMNPFNTGIAQGIAELPLFSGMGFRFGCMALFYVLVWWWIMRYAKKIKMDPTKSVVYGLSSSASKEDIILNSEEKLSGKDMAILAVVLIGFAFLAWGVIKKGYYLQEIITIFIMMGICCGLIGRLKVDEIAENFVLGAKDMVFAAICIGLARAIVVILSEGNIMDSVINGLAVVVSWLPASLSAIGMLLVQTALNFIFASGSGQAATTMPILAPLGDILGVTRQVSVLAFQFGDGITNAISPIQPVLMAAIGLAGVPYEKWAKFVWPLMVMWSVLAAGILIFATVINLGPF; this is encoded by the coding sequence ATGACAAAGTTTAAATTTAGGATCCCGCACACATACATACTGATTTCCTTTTTGATCATTCTTGCCGCAATAGGAACTTACACGATCCCTGCAGGCGAGTTCGAACGAATGAAAGATGAAAAAACAGGCAGAACCCTTGTTGTGCCGGGGACCTTCCACAGTGTTGAACAAAAACCGGTGGGTGTCTTTGATACTTTTATGTCTTTGCCAAAAGGTCTGGATGCAGCAAGCGAAATTATATTTTTTGTTTTGATGGTTGGCGCGGTCTTTCAGGTGATCAACGCGACAGGTACTATTAACCGTTCTATAAACAGATCTGTTGAAAAGCTGAAGGGCAGAGAGCATATTTTAGTTCCTGCCACAATGCTCGTGATAGCTGCCGGAGGAGCGACATTTGGAATGGCTGAAGAATCTCTTGTTTTTATTCCATTGGCTGTCGCTATGGCAAAAGGCGTTGGATATGACGCTGTAGTAGGTGTAGCTATGATATATCTGGGTGCTTATGTCGGATATACTGCCGGTCCGATGAATCCATTTAATACTGGCATCGCACAGGGAATAGCCGAATTGCCCTTATTCTCGGGAATGGGCTTTAGATTTGGATGTATGGCATTGTTCTACGTCCTTGTCTGGTGGTGGATAATGCGCTATGCCAAAAAAATCAAGATGGATCCCACTAAAAGTGTAGTATATGGACTCAGTTCATCTGCATCGAAGGAAGATATAATTCTTAATTCCGAAGAGAAACTTTCAGGGAAAGATATGGCTATACTCGCGGTGGTACTGATTGGATTCGCATTTCTTGCTTGGGGTGTAATCAAAAAAGGTTACTATCTCCAGGAAATAATCACGATCTTCATCATGATGGGTATTTGCTGTGGTTTGATCGGCCGTCTTAAGGTCGACGAAATTGCAGAGAATTTCGTACTTGGAGCAAAGGACATGGTCTTTGCTGCAATTTGCATAGGCCTTGCAAGAGCTATCGTTGTAATACTAAGCGAAGGAAATATTATGGATTCTGTCATCAATGGTCTGGCGGTGGTAGTGAGTTGGCTGCCAGCAAGTCTTTCTGCAATAGGTATGCTTTTGGTCCAGACCGCTCTTAACTTTATTTTTGCTTCAGGTTCAGGTCAGGCTGCGACGACTATGCCTATCCTTGCACCTCTGGGAGACATACTTGGAGTTACAAGACAGGTGTCTGTGCTTGCTTTCCAGTTCGGCGACGGGATCACAAACGCGATCTCCCCGATACAGCCCGTGCTCATGGCAGCAATAGGACTTGCGGGAGTACCCTACGAGAAATGGGCAAAATTTGTGTGGCCGTTGATGGTAATGTGGAGTGTTCTTGCAGCCGGGATTCTGATTTTTGCGACGGTTATTAACCTCGGGCCATTTTAA
- a CDS encoding choloylglycine hydrolase, producing the protein MYNFIKNTFPFFYLLCFLFGIFIFLADSPVSACSRVLSSNNGQAVLVGRNMDWPENIDSELWFLPRGIKRSGLTEGNAVVWAAKHSSIVTASTIKGQSFVSDGLNEMGLEANLLWLNESDYGRRDETKPGISVALWAQYVLDNYSTVAEVVQAIRAGEYQIVDINIPMFIPSVGTTEARASLHLALADKTGDSAIIEFLDGKPVIYHDRKYTIMTNSPTFDKQQENLKQYQGFGGNKPLPGTSEAVDRFVRASFYLKNLPQPQNLREAIAHILSVTRNASQPFIVSLDPEHPYTAATIWRTVGDLTNGYYYYESTISPYLVWADFAEFNPKEGSPAMKLDLSKNQDYCGNVSKFFQKADPTELKVPKFFN; encoded by the coding sequence ATGTATAATTTTATTAAAAACACGTTTCCTTTTTTCTATCTGCTATGTTTTCTCTTTGGAATATTCATTTTTTTAGCAGACAGTCCTGTATCTGCCTGTAGTCGTGTTCTTTCGTCAAACAATGGGCAAGCCGTTCTTGTTGGCCGAAATATGGACTGGCCTGAAAATATTGATAGTGAATTATGGTTTCTGCCGAGAGGGATCAAGCGGAGCGGACTTACAGAAGGAAATGCCGTGGTATGGGCTGCTAAGCATAGCAGTATTGTAACTGCTTCCACTATTAAAGGACAATCTTTTGTCTCGGATGGGCTGAATGAAATGGGGCTTGAAGCAAATCTGCTTTGGCTCAATGAAAGTGATTACGGCAGGCGTGATGAGACAAAACCGGGGATTTCTGTCGCCTTATGGGCCCAGTATGTACTTGATAACTATTCAACAGTTGCAGAAGTCGTCCAGGCGATTCGTGCAGGAGAATACCAGATCGTAGATATCAACATTCCTATGTTCATTCCCAGCGTCGGTACAACAGAAGCGCGGGCTTCTCTGCATCTTGCTCTGGCGGATAAAACTGGTGATTCAGCTATAATAGAATTCCTTGACGGTAAACCTGTTATTTATCATGACCGCAAATACACAATAATGACCAATTCCCCTACCTTTGATAAACAGCAGGAAAACCTAAAGCAATACCAAGGTTTTGGCGGGAACAAACCATTACCTGGAACATCTGAAGCTGTTGATCGTTTTGTAAGGGCATCCTTTTATCTCAAAAACTTACCACAGCCCCAAAACCTCCGCGAAGCAATAGCGCACATACTCAGCGTAACCAGAAATGCGTCACAACCTTTCATCGTATCCCTGGACCCGGAACACCCATACACCGCAGCCACAATTTGGCGTACAGTCGGAGATTTAACTAACGGATATTATTACTATGAGTCCACAATAAGCCCATATCTTGTCTGGGCGGATTTTGCCGAATTCAATCCTAAAGAAGGTTCTCCGGCGATGAAACTTGATTTAAGCAAAAATCAAGATTATTGCGGTAATGTCTCCAAGTTTTTCCAAAAAGCAGATCCCACTGAATTAAAGGTGCCTAAGTTCTTTAATTGA
- a CDS encoding GNAT family N-acetyltransferase: protein MKIESERFILRTLRETDLEDFLSCRADENVARYQYWEPYTSGQAVEYINKHKDSKPGVPGEWFQLGIVDKTSGRLIGDCAILLIYDEPGNAEVGCNVSVSYQKNRVADEALRCLFDYAFENLNVRRISAVADVENTACIRLLEGLCMKKDKSSVRSLWFKGKWGCELTYFMLKEDWMALREIRQ, encoded by the coding sequence ATGAAAATAGAAAGTGAACGGTTTATACTGAGAACACTTCGTGAAACAGATCTTGAAGATTTCCTTTCCTGCAGAGCTGATGAAAATGTTGCAAGGTATCAATATTGGGAACCTTACACCAGTGGGCAGGCTGTTGAATATATTAACAAACACAAGGATTCTAAGCCGGGGGTGCCTGGTGAGTGGTTTCAGCTTGGAATTGTCGATAAAACGTCCGGCCGTCTTATAGGTGATTGCGCGATTCTTTTAATTTATGACGAACCAGGCAATGCGGAGGTCGGATGTAATGTTTCTGTTTCTTATCAGAAAAACAGGGTTGCAGATGAAGCCCTGAGGTGTTTGTTCGATTATGCTTTTGAGAATTTAAATGTACGCAGGATCTCCGCTGTTGCTGATGTAGAAAATACTGCATGCATCAGGCTGCTGGAGGGGCTTTGCATGAAGAAAGACAAAAGTTCAGTCAGGAGTTTATGGTTCAAGGGCAAGTGGGGGTGTGAGCTTACGTATTTTATGCTGAAAGAAGACTGGATGGCTTTACGCGAGATACGGCAATAG
- a CDS encoding PLP-dependent aminotransferase family protein, translating to MATEAKFVFRDQLSTMAKERLEPSEIGEMIKLTIENDAISFTAGEPSADIYPLAELKEAFKNVFDETSLLAYYKDDFGLIELRDWIAARMLVDGIAPGWVSSENILLTNGAGEAIQLVSEALIDPGSVVLVESPTYTESLLTFRKQGAQCLSVPSDDEGIVPEALEDILSKRSVRFLYTIPNFQNPSGRTASLERRKKILEVAEKFDVPILEDDPYHYLSYDRVTPDSYLKLAGEDKRVIHTNSFSKTVAPGMRCGWAVIPGSLIKQMNALRVSAGLTRAAIVQKGLVNYLQSIDFNERVNFLCDTYRVRRNGMMKAIADHLDPLGIKTNYPSGGFFVWAEVPFIDDVKSFARFAVVEKKIGIIPGSAFFTQDEAHKGNNSFRISFAKVSPDVAKDGVLRLADAFDSYSSNRL from the coding sequence ATGGCAACGGAGGCAAAATTTGTTTTTCGGGATCAGTTGAGCACCATGGCAAAAGAACGGCTTGAGCCATCTGAAATAGGTGAGATGATCAAATTAACTATCGAAAATGATGCAATATCATTCACAGCCGGAGAGCCTTCTGCTGATATATACCCACTCGCCGAACTAAAAGAGGCATTCAAAAATGTTTTTGATGAAACATCCCTTCTTGCATACTACAAGGATGATTTTGGCCTGATCGAACTTAGGGATTGGATAGCTGCCCGGATGCTTGTTGATGGCATCGCTCCCGGATGGGTGAGCAGTGAAAACATTCTTCTTACAAATGGAGCGGGTGAAGCGATCCAGCTTGTTTCTGAGGCGCTAATAGATCCCGGCAGTGTAGTTCTTGTAGAGTCACCGACATACACTGAGTCGCTCCTGACTTTTCGCAAACAGGGGGCACAGTGTTTATCGGTGCCATCTGATGATGAAGGTATAGTTCCTGAAGCCCTTGAAGATATCCTATCCAAGCGCAGTGTTCGTTTTTTATACACTATACCTAACTTTCAAAATCCAAGCGGCCGTACAGCTTCCCTTGAAAGAAGGAAAAAGATACTTGAGGTCGCAGAAAAATTTGATGTCCCTATATTGGAAGACGACCCATACCACTACCTTAGTTACGACAGAGTAACCCCGGACTCATACCTTAAACTTGCAGGAGAAGACAAAAGAGTTATACATACCAACAGTTTTTCTAAAACGGTCGCTCCGGGAATGCGCTGCGGTTGGGCGGTAATTCCAGGTTCGCTGATAAAGCAGATGAATGCGTTAAGAGTGAGTGCCGGGCTTACAAGAGCTGCAATAGTACAAAAAGGGCTGGTAAATTATCTTCAATCCATTGATTTTAATGAAAGGGTAAACTTCTTGTGTGATACATACAGGGTCCGCAGAAATGGAATGATGAAAGCTATAGCGGATCATCTTGATCCGCTGGGGATAAAAACTAATTATCCCTCAGGAGGATTTTTTGTATGGGCAGAAGTTCCCTTTATTGATGACGTTAAGTCTTTTGCAAGGTTTGCTGTTGTAGAAAAAAAGATTGGAATAATCCCCGGCAGTGCTTTTTTTACACAGGATGAAGCACATAAGGGCAATAACAGCTTCCGCATCTCTTTTGCAAAAGTGTCTCCTGATGTTGCAAAAGATGGTGTGTTACGTCTTGCGGATGCATTTGACAGTTATTCCTCCAATCGTCTGTGA
- a CDS encoding ACT domain-containing protein, which yields MKAIITVLGKDKVGIIAKTCVYLADKDVNVLEISQTIVEGFFNMIMIVDITNTACELSELACGLEKLGEEIGVIIKFQREEIFESMHRI from the coding sequence ATGAAGGCCATAATTACAGTTCTTGGCAAGGACAAAGTCGGCATTATAGCGAAAACATGTGTTTATCTCGCGGATAAGGATGTAAACGTACTTGAGATTTCCCAGACGATCGTCGAGGGGTTTTTCAACATGATCATGATTGTTGATATAACTAACACCGCCTGTGAACTCAGCGAACTCGCCTGCGGCCTTGAAAAGCTGGGAGAAGAGATCGGCGTGATCATTAAGTTTCAGAGGGAAGAGATCTTCGAAAGCATGCACAGGATATAG
- a CDS encoding LuxR family transcriptional regulator, with protein sequence MDKDKRKELMEAYKQIKVYMGVYQIKNNENSKVLIGTSSNLKNRWLTLRMQLEANRHPNARLQKDWNDFGPESFSYEVIEQKECKDIVNINWELENMEKEWLEKLQPYDDKGYNKKLTQ encoded by the coding sequence ATGGATAAAGATAAACGTAAGGAACTGATGGAAGCATACAAACAAATAAAAGTTTATATGGGCGTGTATCAGATCAAAAACAATGAAAATTCAAAGGTGTTGATCGGAACAAGCTCTAACCTTAAAAATCGCTGGCTGACGCTGCGGATGCAGCTGGAGGCAAACAGGCATCCCAATGCAAGATTACAAAAGGACTGGAACGATTTTGGCCCGGAGAGTTTTTCATATGAAGTCATAGAACAAAAGGAATGCAAAGATATCGTTAATATCAACTGGGAATTGGAGAATATGGAAAAAGAGTGGCTTGAAAAATTACAGCCATACGATGACAAAGGGTACAACAAAAAATTGACGCAATAG
- the hisD gene encoding histidinol dehydrogenase, which produces MKVIKKAKPRTNVDNQQLIDNVSAMIKNVRQNGDKALLEYNARFDQNQRPQLRISRTEIEAAYKQVSKQELADMRTAAGHIKAFAEAQKASMHELQNFQTKPGVYLGHRIIPVDSCCCYVPGGSYPLYSTALMLTIPARVAGVKRITACSPSVKGDVNINAKTLVAMDIGGADEIYAVGGAHAIAAFSYGTKQIAPVSLIVGPGNQYVTEAKRQCYGKVGIDFIAGPSEVLVIAEAGAGADPRIIAADLLAQAEHDPLAKGILVTTDEALGNAVITSVEEQLAVLPTVDIASRSWADYGEVVLADSLSEAINIANSYAPEHLEVIVNKPETAVSNLTNYGSLFIGQYTAEVFGDYASGTNHTLPTLKAARYTGGVWAGTFLKVCTHQSMTKQAMLEISGLVSNMAHGEGLIAHARAAEIRKEIYG; this is translated from the coding sequence ATGAAAGTAATCAAGAAAGCGAAACCACGTACCAATGTAGACAATCAGCAGCTTATAGATAATGTGTCAGCTATGATAAAAAATGTACGTCAGAACGGCGATAAGGCATTGCTTGAATATAACGCCCGATTCGACCAAAATCAGCGGCCTCAGTTAAGAATCAGCCGTACAGAGATCGAAGCTGCCTATAAGCAGGTAAGTAAACAGGAACTAGCCGATATGCGGACAGCAGCCGGACATATAAAAGCATTCGCAGAGGCACAGAAAGCCTCAATGCATGAGCTGCAGAATTTTCAGACAAAACCAGGGGTATATCTGGGACACAGAATCATCCCCGTTGATTCATGCTGCTGCTATGTTCCAGGCGGCAGTTATCCGCTATATTCCACGGCGCTTATGCTAACCATCCCGGCTAGGGTTGCCGGGGTTAAACGAATAACTGCATGTTCCCCCTCAGTTAAGGGCGATGTGAACATAAATGCGAAAACTCTCGTTGCAATGGATATCGGAGGTGCGGACGAGATATATGCCGTGGGCGGAGCACATGCGATAGCAGCCTTCTCATATGGTACCAAACAGATTGCCCCCGTAAGCCTGATCGTAGGTCCAGGCAACCAGTATGTGACCGAAGCGAAACGCCAATGCTACGGCAAAGTCGGGATAGATTTTATAGCAGGCCCAAGTGAAGTGCTTGTAATAGCTGAAGCAGGTGCAGGAGCGGATCCACGCATAATAGCCGCAGACTTGCTCGCACAGGCGGAACATGATCCTCTGGCAAAAGGTATACTGGTAACCACCGACGAAGCACTTGGAAACGCGGTTATAACATCAGTTGAAGAGCAGTTAGCAGTACTGCCTACAGTCGACATAGCATCCAGATCATGGGCGGATTATGGTGAGGTAGTACTTGCAGACAGTCTTTCTGAGGCAATAAATATTGCTAACAGTTATGCCCCGGAACATTTGGAGGTCATAGTTAATAAGCCGGAAACGGCGGTCTCGAATCTAACCAATTACGGGTCACTGTTCATCGGTCAATACACTGCAGAGGTATTCGGTGATTATGCATCTGGCACAAACCATACTCTGCCGACATTGAAAGCGGCGCGTTATACTGGTGGAGTTTGGGCCGGCACCTTCCTCAAGGTCTGCACGCACCAGAGTATGACAAAACAGGCTATGCTGGAAATAAGCGGCCTTGTTTCAAATATGGCGCACGGCGAGGGGCTTATAGCTCACGCAAGGGCTGCCGAGATAAGAAAAGAAATATACGGTTAA
- a CDS encoding amino acid permease — translation MREAVTITVGTVIGVGLFTVGANVVGLMGTSVILATFVAMLISIYPALLYAEMGAALPYAGGTYKYASVGLGKPFGMLAGWNFIISLVSVTSGEALAFSFYFKTLFSAFGIELPVSDVVIASIAVIIFMFTNIRGVEMTGRLQNGFMFFFWGVALIWFVMMLPNVHLGNFVKIPDFVDFSPKSFIGNVALIWWCFAGFETCCAMGEEIKYPHINIPRALFLSPFIVFAVNATFQWFLVGIVPEDTLPAIAEASAPYADAMIKAGILGFPLALLAAGIAFGGDFSTLNASIAVPPRYLFTMARDGAMPRIFAKVHPKFQTPHISIIVLGVLTVLLITTNSMIYIASLSLFADLFYYVIGIAAAYGLRKKKPDMARPYRTPFIEIGVPVSIIIYLIMMTQLNSEALWTGIVWCALGLIIFFICRRKYGDSGDEELSKLIMAHDDPAPEEKAKMDKEYRIWKTIVGIACAAAALLYIVPLILK, via the coding sequence ATGCGTGAAGCTGTTACCATTACAGTAGGAACAGTAATAGGTGTCGGGTTGTTCACTGTTGGTGCCAACGTAGTCGGCCTTATGGGCACATCGGTGATACTGGCAACATTTGTTGCTATGCTGATCAGTATATATCCCGCATTGCTCTACGCAGAGATGGGTGCGGCCCTGCCGTATGCAGGAGGTACATACAAATACGCTTCTGTCGGTCTTGGCAAACCCTTCGGCATGCTCGCAGGATGGAATTTCATAATTTCACTGGTCTCTGTAACCAGCGGTGAAGCGCTGGCTTTCAGTTTTTATTTTAAGACTCTTTTCAGTGCTTTTGGTATCGAACTTCCTGTCAGTGATGTTGTAATAGCAAGCATTGCTGTTATTATATTTATGTTTACAAACATCCGCGGCGTAGAAATGACCGGACGCCTACAGAACGGATTCATGTTTTTCTTCTGGGGCGTTGCACTTATATGGTTCGTGATGATGCTGCCAAATGTGCATCTTGGCAATTTTGTAAAAATACCTGATTTCGTCGATTTTTCCCCTAAAAGTTTTATTGGCAATGTAGCTCTGATATGGTGGTGTTTTGCAGGATTTGAGACCTGCTGCGCTATGGGTGAAGAGATCAAGTACCCTCATATCAATATTCCGCGGGCACTTTTTCTTTCTCCATTTATAGTATTTGCAGTAAACGCCACATTCCAGTGGTTCCTTGTCGGAATAGTCCCTGAGGACACTTTACCTGCCATTGCCGAAGCCTCGGCTCCATATGCTGACGCAATGATCAAGGCGGGAATACTTGGTTTTCCTCTTGCCCTGCTTGCAGCAGGCATTGCTTTCGGAGGAGATTTTTCAACGCTGAATGCCAGCATAGCAGTGCCTCCCCGTTATCTGTTCACAATGGCACGCGACGGGGCCATGCCTCGCATTTTCGCCAAAGTTCATCCTAAATTTCAGACACCGCATATCTCCATCATTGTGCTGGGCGTACTTACAGTTCTGCTGATAACAACCAATTCCATGATATATATAGCTTCTCTGAGCCTCTTCGCTGATCTGTTCTACTATGTGATAGGCATCGCGGCGGCCTATGGACTGAGAAAGAAAAAACCTGATATGGCGCGTCCTTACAGAACTCCGTTCATTGAAATAGGTGTCCCGGTAAGTATCATCATATATCTCATAATGATGACACAGCTTAATTCCGAAGCCCTTTGGACAGGCATCGTCTGGTGCGCACTTGGTCTGATCATCTTCTTCATCTGTCGCAGGAAATACGGAGACAGCGGTGACGAAGAACTCAGCAAGCTGATAATGGCACACGATGACCCGGCCCCTGAAGAAAAGGCAAAAATGGATAAGGAATATCGCATTTGGAAAACCATTGTTGGAATCGCATGTGCGGCAGCAGCTCTGTTATATATAGTTCCTCTGATTCTTAAATAA
- a CDS encoding Lrp/AsnC family transcriptional regulator: MANKKIELDSTDWKIIAELQRDARATFSEISKTVAMSLPAIRDRILRMEGSDIISGYHADINTNALGRTLHVMFTLKYNTELAGSKKMDDAINLFLKSTPEVIQFWSIYGELDFFIETAFNSKDRMNEFLNDLRKYGFVRSHMVEIYVKTPCSELVSNAK, encoded by the coding sequence ATGGCCAACAAAAAAATTGAACTGGATTCGACGGATTGGAAAATAATTGCTGAACTGCAGCGGGATGCGCGGGCGACATTTTCAGAAATCAGTAAAACTGTTGCTATGAGCCTTCCTGCTATTAGGGATCGTATCCTGCGAATGGAAGGATCAGATATCATCTCCGGCTATCACGCCGATATCAATACAAATGCGCTTGGCAGAACGTTACATGTTATGTTTACTCTCAAATACAATACCGAATTGGCTGGATCTAAAAAAATGGACGATGCGATTAACCTGTTTCTCAAATCTACTCCTGAGGTGATCCAGTTTTGGTCTATCTACGGTGAACTGGATTTTTTTATTGAGACAGCTTTTAATTCAAAAGACCGAATGAACGAATTCCTGAATGACTTAAGAAAATACGGATTTGTAAGAAGCCATATGGTTGAAATATACGTTAAAACACCTTGTTCGGAATTAGTCAGCAATGCCAAATAA